The proteins below are encoded in one region of Hordeum vulgare subsp. vulgare chromosome 3H, MorexV3_pseudomolecules_assembly, whole genome shotgun sequence:
- the LOC123443847 gene encoding dnaJ homolog subfamily B member 6-A-like — MQSPSHYQSSYYAVLGVHPGASAAEIRAAYHRLAMRWHPDKIANGRVDPAIAEEAKGRFQKIHEAYQVLSDEKRRALYDAGMYDPLDDDQQEVEGFHDFLQEMLSLMATVGTEEPVYSLGELQSMLDGMMQDFTSPQPPPPSSFFTSTSSSTRFGAPSGGAQQQRRSSSRVRPQGFGGSACFSQTAFSGC, encoded by the exons ATGCAGTCGCCGTCGCACTACCAGTCCTCCTACTACGCCGTGCTCGGCGTCCACCCAGGCGCGTCCGCCGCCGAGATACGCGCCGCTTACCACCGCCTCGCCATG AGGTGGCACCCGGATAAGATCGCGAATGGCCGTGTGGATCCGGCGATCGCGGAGGAAGCCAAGGGAAGGTTCCAGAAGATACACGAGGCATACCAGG TGTTGTCGGATGAGAAGCGGAGGGCGCTCTACGACGCCGGGATGTACGACCCCCTCGACGACGACCAACAAGAGGTCGAG GGCTTCCATGATTTCCTTCAGGAGATGCTCTCGCTCATGGCGACCGTTGGTACAGAG gagCCCGTGTATTCCCTGGGCGAACTCCAATCGATGCTTGACGGGATGATGCAGGATTTCACCTCCCCCCAACCGCCACCACCAAGCAGCTTCTTCACCAGCACCAGTTCATCGACGCGGTTCGGCGCACCCAGTGGCGGAGCGCAGCAGCAGCGTCGATCCTCCTCCCGCGTACGGCCTCAGGGGTTCGGCGGCTCGGCATGCTTCAGCCAGACGGCTTTCTCCGGCTGCTAA
- the LOC123443846 gene encoding protein TsetseEP-like, with the protein MLPLQMIIVLVSMSLVVSPSMGIATDDKCKCLMCVCDLDPHPLPPAMPSHHPAPPQHEYKYPPPSEPEPEPEPEPRPEPQPEPEPRPEPQPEPATQHCPPPPEAVPTPAYYYPPPSEPEPTPVYYLPPPAEPYVYPYVQPAPVFGIVGTPGQMYPRDSMFYPSSAHRKLCRGISSAILASSIVAAGLLSMLV; encoded by the coding sequence ATGCTGCCCCTCCAGATGATAATAGTCCTGGTATCCATGTCTTTGGTTGTGTCCCCTTCCATGGGCATAGCAACGGACGACAAGTGCAAGTGCCTCATGTGCGTCTGCGACCTGGATCCGCACCCGCTGCCGCCGGCAATGCCGTCGCACCACCCAGCGCCTCCTCAGCACGAGTACAAGTACCCGCCACCGTCAGAGCCGGAGCCTGAGCCAGAGCCGGAGCCACGGCCGGAGCCACAGCCGGAACCGGAGCCACGGCCGGAGCCACAGCCGGAGCCAGCGACACAGCACTGCCCGCCTCCGCCGGAGGCTGTGCCGACGCCGGCGTACTACTACCCACCGCCGTCGGAGCCGGAACCAACGCCCGTGTACTACCTTCCACCGCCGGCTGAGCCGTACGTGTACCCGTACGTGCAGCCGGCGCCGGTGTTTGGCATAGTGGGCACGCCGGGGCAGATGTACCCGCGCGACAGCATGTTCTACCCGTCCAGCGCCCACCGGAAGCTGTGTCGTGGGATATCTTCTGCAATCCTCGCCTCCTCGATTGTGGCAGCAGGGCTACTGTCAATGCTCGTGTAG
- the LOC123443845 gene encoding non-specific lipid transfer protein GPI-anchored 25 yields the protein MAPPALLLLVLAVTALHAHAASAALSQEPPATPCAAAIVSFSPCLAHVAVVAPPALPSSAPTSACCAAFLRAVSSGDGEGAGGGEGCFCHLLRDPLLLGFPVDAARLGALLPTCASAKTSAATAVEAEALFADKCRELKSLPEMHFTPPSPPPAPKLSPAAVPEPAFPAPKMEEHSSSTPAPGDRSGSDAVCACRVFLVALVLGAAVLITLNF from the exons ATGGCCCCccccgccctcctcctcctcgtcctcgccgTCACCGCCCTCCACGCCCACGCCGCCTCCGCCGCGTTGTCCCAGGAGCCACCAGCGACGCCGTGCGCGGCAGCCATCGTGTCCTTCTCGCCGTGCCTGGCGCACGTCGCCGTGGTCGCGCCGCCCGCCCTGCCCTCGTCCGCGCCCACCAGCGCCTGCTGCGCGGCGTTCCTGCGCGCCGTTTCCTCCGGGGACGGCGAAGGCGCTGGCGGAGGGGAGGGATGCTTCTGCCACCTGCTCCGCGACCCGCTCCTCCTCGGCTTCCCCGTCGACGCCGCGCGCCTCGGCGCTCTCCTCCCCACCTGCGCCTCCGCGAAAACCTCCGCCGCCACGGCCGTGGAGGCCGAGGCCCTCTTCGCCGACAAGTGCCGAG AGCTCAAGTCACTGCCTGAGATGCATTTTACACCTCCATCGCCACCTCCCGCACCCAAACTTTCTCCAG CTGCCGTTCCAGAACCAGCGTTCCCGGCTCCGAAAATGGAGGAGCATTCGAGCTCGACGCCTGCGCCGGGTGATCGGTCGGGATCCGATGCCGTGTGTGCATGCCGGGTTTTCCTTGTGGCCTTGGTCTTGGGAGCAGCAGTCTTGATCACGCTGAACTTCTGA